One genomic window of Clostridioides sp. ES-S-0054-01 includes the following:
- a CDS encoding cell wall-binding protein Cwp9, with the protein MKNSKKILAIGLTLFLVMVNTTIVNALTSVELIKGNDRYETAAKIADKQNYNTAILINSDNSLADGLSASGLAGALNAPILMTKQNQIPNTTMERLNKANTVYIIGSESTISKNVENQLLSKKKVVQRIFGENRFDTSIKIAEKIKEIKPIDKVIIANGFTGEADAISASPVAARDGVPIILTDGNSVEFDTTGLKSYALGSSEIISDELVKSTNSVRLGGTDRFDTNKRVIQEFYKNSKEFYLSKGLQLTDALAVSTIAKNAPVVLVENGSNKSILSGANKLTVLGGINQNVIKQCINQASPNQQGLYYNPNDRAFKERIKGKVYALTKQYRKENGVRALSVASRLEGLANDWSNLMANKKTLSHTINGKNSYSTFLKYLDWSEIKPGYSAVQGENIIKYKIPDKPVYTNRDADDIGNFIFNKWKTNPGEGTNMLHKGYEIMGFGIAITGDKNLYATHEFYGRYKE; encoded by the coding sequence ATGAAGAATAGTAAAAAGATATTGGCTATAGGACTTACACTATTTTTAGTAATGGTAAATACTACTATAGTAAATGCGTTGACATCAGTAGAACTAATAAAAGGCAATGACAGATATGAGACAGCAGCAAAAATAGCTGATAAACAAAATTACAATACAGCAATTCTAATCAATTCAGATAATAGCTTGGCAGATGGCTTAAGTGCAAGTGGCTTAGCTGGAGCCTTAAATGCACCTATTTTAATGACAAAACAAAATCAAATTCCAAATACAACTATGGAAAGATTAAACAAAGCAAATACTGTATATATAATAGGATCAGAATCAACAATAAGTAAAAATGTTGAAAATCAGTTACTATCCAAAAAAAAGGTTGTACAAAGAATATTTGGTGAAAATAGATTTGATACAAGCATAAAAATAGCTGAAAAAATAAAAGAAATTAAGCCAATAGATAAAGTAATTATAGCCAATGGATTTACGGGAGAAGCAGATGCGATAAGTGCATCACCAGTAGCAGCTAGAGATGGAGTACCTATAATACTCACAGATGGAAATAGTGTAGAATTTGACACAACAGGGTTAAAGAGTTATGCACTTGGCTCTAGTGAAATAATCAGTGACGAATTAGTTAAGAGTACAAATTCTGTTAGATTGGGTGGAACAGATAGATTTGATACCAATAAGAGAGTTATACAAGAGTTTTATAAAAATAGTAAAGAATTTTACCTAAGTAAAGGGTTGCAATTAACAGACGCATTGGCAGTTTCTACAATAGCAAAAAATGCTCCTGTAGTTTTAGTTGAAAATGGTAGCAACAAGAGCATTTTAAGTGGTGCAAATAAATTAACTGTACTAGGAGGCATAAATCAAAATGTTATCAAGCAATGTATAAATCAAGCTTCACCAAACCAACAAGGGTTATATTACAATCCAAATGACAGAGCATTTAAGGAGAGAATAAAGGGTAAAGTATATGCTCTTACAAAGCAATACAGAAAAGAAAATGGAGTAAGAGCGTTATCTGTAGCAAGTAGATTAGAGGGTCTAGCAAATGATTGGTCTAACTTAATGGCAAATAAGAAGACTTTATCTCATACGATAAATGGAAAAAATTCATATTCTACTTTTTTAAAGTACTTAGATTGGAGTGAGATTAAGCCTGGATATAGTGCAGTTCAAGGTGAAAATATAATTAAATATAAAATTCCAGATAAACCTGTGTATACAAATAGAGATGCAGATGATATAGGAAACTTTATTTTTAATAAGTGGAAGACAAATCCAGGAGAAGGTACTAATATGTTACATAAAGGGTATGAAATAATGGGATTTGGTATAGCTATAACAGGAGATAAGAATCTATATGCGACACATGAGTTTTATGGAAGATATAAAGAATAA